A window from Drosophila nasuta strain 15112-1781.00 chromosome 3, ASM2355853v1, whole genome shotgun sequence encodes these proteins:
- the LOC132791726 gene encoding box A-binding factor isoform X3, which produces MLSVQTAGCAGMERLGVPTRTSLSTPPDDRDQFRCRMRVDAIQARELLAVRSETVIRSNSSSSNNQQQQQQQQHHNNKQQHSHHQQQQQQQQQQQHYLYQQQQQQQQQRMTTPPPPPAYHSSLPLGSNYNNNINNTNTQHSINNTYSGSNVSARGGIEATTLKYGNTGSGSYNYNSYSNKPPGDLSNSSCTSTSMSMSSCGSLSSHSNDHHQHYQYQLQQQQTPRCPHHVPLPDSEYGQDRHLQIRSSYQQSEITRSYTKPPPNKTVRDVPAEQLCAANSNYRLSTAPNTCATLAAGVATSSTYALAITHGQAATTAAAAMAAAAAGSSSSASSTKSKPNAITKFFSRISSPKSPTSLATSSAAGTQQVATVTGGGSSLASSASMSSSASSLASSAGMPACVSASSSASSLAAAPLTALPISNAATLKSTACSYGSTTSATAAAGGATGTSTSAAVLLESEQDETQ; this is translated from the exons ATGCTATCGGTACAGACGGCCGGCTGCGCGGGAATGGAGCGGCTTGGCGTTCCGACCCGCACATCATTGAGCACACCACCCGACGACAG GGATCAATTTAGATGTAGAATGCGCGTGGATGCAATCCAAGCACGCGAGCTTCTGGCCGTACGTAGCGAGACTGTGATtcgtagcaacagcagcagcagtaacaatcagcaacaacagcagcagcagcaacatcacaacaataagcaacaacattcccaccatcagcaacaacaacaacagcagcagcagcagcaacattatctataccaacagcagcagcaacaacaacaacaacgcatgACAACTCCGCCGCCACCGCCTGCGTATCATTCGAGTCTGCCGCTTGGcagcaattacaacaacaacatcaacaacacgAACACGCAACATAGTATTAACAACACATACAGCGGCAGCAATGTGTCGGCCCGGGGTGGCATCGAGGCAACAACGTTAAAGTACGGCAACACGGGCAGCGGgagctacaactacaacagctacagcaataAACCACCGGGCGATCTGAGCAACTCCTCCTGCACATCcacgtcgatgtcgatgtcatCGTGCGGCTCGCtgagcagccacagcaatgATCACCATCAACATTACCAAtatcagctgcagcaacagcagacgcCGCGTTGCCCACATCATGTACCACTGCCGGACAGCGAGTACGGACAGGATCGTCATCTGCAAATACGCAGCAGCTATCAG CAATCGGAAATCACACGCTCCTACACGAAGCCGCCGCCCAATAAAACCGTACGCGATGTGCCTGCCGAGCAGCTTTGTGCCGCCAACTCCAATTACCGCCTGAGCACAGCGCCAAATACATGCGCCACACTCGCCGCTGGTGTTGCCACCTCCTCCACCTATGCGCTGGCCATAACGCACGGTCAGGCggccacaacagcagctgcagcgatggcagcagcagctgctggctCGTCATCGTCAGCATCGTCAACGAAATCCAAACCGAATGCCATAACCAAGTTCTTCTCACGCATCAGTTCACCCAAATCGCCCACGTCGCTGGCGACAAGCTCTGCTGCTGGAACGCAGCAAGTTGCAACCGTCACAGGCGGCGGCTCATCACTTGCCTCATCTGCCTCAATGTCGTCGTCGGCGTCATCGTTGGCCTCATCAGCGGGGATGCCCGCTTGTGTCTCGGCCTCGTCATCAGCCTCATCGCTGGCAGCCGCTCCACTGACCGCGCTGCCCATCTCCAATGCAGCCACACTTAAGAGCACCGCCTGCAGCTATGGCAGCACCACatccgcaacagcagcagcaggaggagcaACAGGGACTTCAACATCAGCTGCAGTGTTGCTGGAATCGGAGCAAGATGAGACGCAATAA
- the LOC132791726 gene encoding box A-binding factor isoform X2, which translates to MPDNINKATAHVGNKQQQQRRKTQQKFSLSEFHAECDRLVAQKPTKVDGALNQAAWSSVVGEPNKMLSVQTAGCAGMERLGVPTRTSLSTPPDDRDQFRCRMRVDAIQARELLAVRSETVIRSNSSSSNNQQQQQQQQHHNNKQQHSHHQQQQQQQQQQQHYLYQQQQQQQQQRMTTPPPPPAYHSSLPLGSNYNNNINNTNTQHSINNTYSGSNVSARGGIEATTLKYGNTGSGSYNYNSYSNKPPGDLSNSSCTSTSMSMSSCGSLSSHSNDHHQHYQYQLQQQQTPRCPHHVPLPDSEYGQDRHLQIRSSYQQSEITRSYTKPPPNKTVRDVPAEQLCAANSNYRLSTAPNTCATLAAGVATSSTYALAITHGQAATTAAAAMAAAAAGSSSSASSTKSKPNAITKFFSRISSPKSPTSLATSSAAGTQQVATVTGGGSSLASSASMSSSASSLASSAGMPACVSASSSASSLAAAPLTALPISNAATLKSTACSYGSTTSATAAAGGATGTSTSAAVLLESEQDETQ; encoded by the exons atgccCGACAACATTAACAAAGCCACAGCACATGTcggcaacaaacaacaacaacagcgacgcaAGACACAGCAAAAATTCAGTCTCAGCGAATTCCACGCAGAATGCGACAGATTAGTAGCACAAAAACCAACGAAAGTGGATGGAGCCCTGAATCAAGCAGCATGGTCTTCAGTTGTTGGCGAGCCAAACAAG ATGCTATCGGTACAGACGGCCGGCTGCGCGGGAATGGAGCGGCTTGGCGTTCCGACCCGCACATCATTGAGCACACCACCCGACGACAG GGATCAATTTAGATGTAGAATGCGCGTGGATGCAATCCAAGCACGCGAGCTTCTGGCCGTACGTAGCGAGACTGTGATtcgtagcaacagcagcagcagtaacaatcagcaacaacagcagcagcagcaacatcacaacaataagcaacaacattcccaccatcagcaacaacaacaacagcagcagcagcagcaacattatctataccaacagcagcagcaacaacaacaacaacgcatgACAACTCCGCCGCCACCGCCTGCGTATCATTCGAGTCTGCCGCTTGGcagcaattacaacaacaacatcaacaacacgAACACGCAACATAGTATTAACAACACATACAGCGGCAGCAATGTGTCGGCCCGGGGTGGCATCGAGGCAACAACGTTAAAGTACGGCAACACGGGCAGCGGgagctacaactacaacagctacagcaataAACCACCGGGCGATCTGAGCAACTCCTCCTGCACATCcacgtcgatgtcgatgtcatCGTGCGGCTCGCtgagcagccacagcaatgATCACCATCAACATTACCAAtatcagctgcagcaacagcagacgcCGCGTTGCCCACATCATGTACCACTGCCGGACAGCGAGTACGGACAGGATCGTCATCTGCAAATACGCAGCAGCTATCAG CAATCGGAAATCACACGCTCCTACACGAAGCCGCCGCCCAATAAAACCGTACGCGATGTGCCTGCCGAGCAGCTTTGTGCCGCCAACTCCAATTACCGCCTGAGCACAGCGCCAAATACATGCGCCACACTCGCCGCTGGTGTTGCCACCTCCTCCACCTATGCGCTGGCCATAACGCACGGTCAGGCggccacaacagcagctgcagcgatggcagcagcagctgctggctCGTCATCGTCAGCATCGTCAACGAAATCCAAACCGAATGCCATAACCAAGTTCTTCTCACGCATCAGTTCACCCAAATCGCCCACGTCGCTGGCGACAAGCTCTGCTGCTGGAACGCAGCAAGTTGCAACCGTCACAGGCGGCGGCTCATCACTTGCCTCATCTGCCTCAATGTCGTCGTCGGCGTCATCGTTGGCCTCATCAGCGGGGATGCCCGCTTGTGTCTCGGCCTCGTCATCAGCCTCATCGCTGGCAGCCGCTCCACTGACCGCGCTGCCCATCTCCAATGCAGCCACACTTAAGAGCACCGCCTGCAGCTATGGCAGCACCACatccgcaacagcagcagcaggaggagcaACAGGGACTTCAACATCAGCTGCAGTGTTGCTGGAATCGGAGCAAGATGAGACGCAATAA
- the LOC132791727 gene encoding protein arginine N-methyltransferase 1 isoform X1 — protein sequence MELAPSGVKPNIFIDPMSAKQKVCNGVVSSKAEAKVSNGLASTQEEVSNGLTSNKEQVSNGIMSSKAKAKVSSDPVSPQAKLNNGLFNKQKVSNDIMSNKAEVKVLNGQTSTQKQDNNGLTSNKEQVSNGMMSNKAGIKVSNGMMSSKAKAKGSSDPVGPQAKLYNGLFNKQKICNGLIPKESVPQPVQLAEKPSNRGGRRRHGRSCPRLPTPTRFVPPDLQSVDSMTSADFRHDHAAHVENIRTRQKDQQHMHFFQAMIEDNKHLFVGRCILVVSCGSGTLALMAAQAGAAQVYAIDRSNATDYARLVVKENHYEHVIKVLHGRVAEIDLEQPVDGIICNWMGHCLLFESELVQLLQARDRWLKPNGFILPDLGSLYLLGADEQRLKNETCNWWLDVYGFNMKALRRYSLAEPRYARIKGDRLLTKAHKVLSLDLNTASMEQLRIERNIRLQVQREGYLECFLLYFDVAFSRAHQPLKISCNPWLGDRLKSLWLQTVLFVDQPFVMRCMHEYVGQLTFKPVRQATKLSQLNLHEMQLEIELSEIVMRWSRIVERRVKKMWLMLPRFQSVPEVEACQDQLPL from the coding sequence ATGGAGCTAGCTCCAAGTGGCGTAAAGccaaacattttcattgatcCGATGAGCGCAAAGCAAAAAGTTTGCAATGGCGTGGTGAGCAGCAAGGCAGAGGCTAAAGTCTCCAATGGCCTGGCAAGCACCCAAGAAGAAGTCTCCAATGGTCTTACGAGCAACAAGGAACAAGTCTCCAATGGCATTATGAGCAGCAAGGCTAAGGCTAAAGTCTCCAGTGACCCAGTGAGCCCGCAGGCTAAACTCAACAATGGTTTGTTCAACAAGCAAAAAGTCTCCAATGACATAATGAGCAACAAGGCTGAGGTTAAAGTTCTCAATGGACAGACAAGCACCCAGAAGCAAGATAACAATGGTCTGACAAGTAACAAGGAACAAGTCTCCAATGGCATGATGAGCAACAAGGCTGGGATTAAAGTTTCCAATGGCATGATGAGCAGCAAGGCTAAGGCTAAAGGGTCCAGTGACCCAGTGGGTCCGCAGGCTAAACTCTACAATGGTTTGTTCAACAAGCAAAAAATCTGCAATGGTTTGATACCAAAGGAGTCAGTTCCTCAACCTGTTCAATTAGCAGAGAAACCATCCAACCGTGGTGGTCGACGCAGACACGGTCGATCGTGTCCACGTCTACCGACGCCAACGCGTTTTGTGCCGCCCGACCTACAGTCGGTGGACAGCATGACGTCTGCCGACTTTCGCCACGATCATGCCGCCCATGTGGAGAACATACGCACCCGGCAAAAGGATCAGCAGCACATGCACTTCTTCCAGGCGATGATCGAGGACAACAAGCATCTCTTTGTGGGTCGCTGCATACTCGTCGTGAGCTGCGGCTCAGGCACTTTGGCGCTGATGGCTGCACAAGCTGGTGCCGCTCAGGTTTATGCCATAGATCGCTCCAATGCCACGGACTATGCCCGACTGGTGGTCAAAGAGAATCACTACGAGCATGTGATCAAGGTGTTGCATGGCAGAGTGGCAGAGATAGACCTAGAGCAACCTGTGGATGGCATCATTTGCAACTGGATGGGACACTGTCTGCTCTTCGAGTCGGAGCTAGTGCAGCTGCTCCAGGCACGCGATCGTTGGCTCAAACCCAACGGATTCATCTTGCCGGATCTGGGCTCGCTGTATTTGCTGGGCGCAGACGAACAGCGGCTGAAGAACGAAACCTGCAACTGGTGGCTCGATGTCTACGGCTTCAACATGAAGGCCCTGCGTCGCTATTCGCTCGCCGAGCCACGTTACGCACGCATCAAAGGCGATCGTCTGCTCACCAAGGCGCACAAAGTGCTCAGCTTGGATTTGAACACTGCCAGCATGGAGCAGCTGAGGATTGAGCGCAACATACGGTTGCAGGTGCAGCGCGAGGGATATTTGGAATGCTTTCTTCTATACTTTGACGTGGCCTTCAGTCGTGCCCATCAGCCGCTAAAGATCAGCTGCAATCCCTGGCTCGGCGATCGCCTTAAATCGCTGTGGCTCCAAACTGTGCTCTTTGTGGATCAACCCTTTGTGATGCGTTGCATGCACGAATATGTGGGGCAGCTGACATTCAAGCCAGTGCGGCAGGCAACGAAATTATCTCAGCTGAATCTGCATGAAATGCAGCTGGAGATTGAGTTGTCTGAGATCGTGATGAGATGGTCGAGAATTGTGGAAAGGCGTGTGAAGAAAATGTGGCTAATGCTGCCGCGCTTCCAAAGCGTGCCTGAGGTGGAAGCTTGCCAGGATCAGCTGCCGTTGTAG
- the LOC132791727 gene encoding protein arginine N-methyltransferase 1 isoform X2 has protein sequence MELAPSGVKPNIFIDPMSAKQKVCNGVVSSKAEAKLNNGLFNKQKVSNDIMSNKAEVKVLNGQTSTQKQDNNGLTSNKEQVSNGMMSNKAGIKVSNGMMSSKAKAKGSSDPVGPQAKLYNGLFNKQKICNGLIPKESVPQPVQLAEKPSNRGGRRRHGRSCPRLPTPTRFVPPDLQSVDSMTSADFRHDHAAHVENIRTRQKDQQHMHFFQAMIEDNKHLFVGRCILVVSCGSGTLALMAAQAGAAQVYAIDRSNATDYARLVVKENHYEHVIKVLHGRVAEIDLEQPVDGIICNWMGHCLLFESELVQLLQARDRWLKPNGFILPDLGSLYLLGADEQRLKNETCNWWLDVYGFNMKALRRYSLAEPRYARIKGDRLLTKAHKVLSLDLNTASMEQLRIERNIRLQVQREGYLECFLLYFDVAFSRAHQPLKISCNPWLGDRLKSLWLQTVLFVDQPFVMRCMHEYVGQLTFKPVRQATKLSQLNLHEMQLEIELSEIVMRWSRIVERRVKKMWLMLPRFQSVPEVEACQDQLPL, from the exons ATGGAGCTAGCTCCAAGTGGCGTAAAGccaaacattttcattgatcCGATGAGCGCAAAGCAAAAAGTTTGCAATGGCGTGGTGAGCAGCAAGGCAGAG GCTAAACTCAACAATGGTTTGTTCAACAAGCAAAAAGTCTCCAATGACATAATGAGCAACAAGGCTGAGGTTAAAGTTCTCAATGGACAGACAAGCACCCAGAAGCAAGATAACAATGGTCTGACAAGTAACAAGGAACAAGTCTCCAATGGCATGATGAGCAACAAGGCTGGGATTAAAGTTTCCAATGGCATGATGAGCAGCAAGGCTAAGGCTAAAGGGTCCAGTGACCCAGTGGGTCCGCAGGCTAAACTCTACAATGGTTTGTTCAACAAGCAAAAAATCTGCAATGGTTTGATACCAAAGGAGTCAGTTCCTCAACCTGTTCAATTAGCAGAGAAACCATCCAACCGTGGTGGTCGACGCAGACACGGTCGATCGTGTCCACGTCTACCGACGCCAACGCGTTTTGTGCCGCCCGACCTACAGTCGGTGGACAGCATGACGTCTGCCGACTTTCGCCACGATCATGCCGCCCATGTGGAGAACATACGCACCCGGCAAAAGGATCAGCAGCACATGCACTTCTTCCAGGCGATGATCGAGGACAACAAGCATCTCTTTGTGGGTCGCTGCATACTCGTCGTGAGCTGCGGCTCAGGCACTTTGGCGCTGATGGCTGCACAAGCTGGTGCCGCTCAGGTTTATGCCATAGATCGCTCCAATGCCACGGACTATGCCCGACTGGTGGTCAAAGAGAATCACTACGAGCATGTGATCAAGGTGTTGCATGGCAGAGTGGCAGAGATAGACCTAGAGCAACCTGTGGATGGCATCATTTGCAACTGGATGGGACACTGTCTGCTCTTCGAGTCGGAGCTAGTGCAGCTGCTCCAGGCACGCGATCGTTGGCTCAAACCCAACGGATTCATCTTGCCGGATCTGGGCTCGCTGTATTTGCTGGGCGCAGACGAACAGCGGCTGAAGAACGAAACCTGCAACTGGTGGCTCGATGTCTACGGCTTCAACATGAAGGCCCTGCGTCGCTATTCGCTCGCCGAGCCACGTTACGCACGCATCAAAGGCGATCGTCTGCTCACCAAGGCGCACAAAGTGCTCAGCTTGGATTTGAACACTGCCAGCATGGAGCAGCTGAGGATTGAGCGCAACATACGGTTGCAGGTGCAGCGCGAGGGATATTTGGAATGCTTTCTTCTATACTTTGACGTGGCCTTCAGTCGTGCCCATCAGCCGCTAAAGATCAGCTGCAATCCCTGGCTCGGCGATCGCCTTAAATCGCTGTGGCTCCAAACTGTGCTCTTTGTGGATCAACCCTTTGTGATGCGTTGCATGCACGAATATGTGGGGCAGCTGACATTCAAGCCAGTGCGGCAGGCAACGAAATTATCTCAGCTGAATCTGCATGAAATGCAGCTGGAGATTGAGTTGTCTGAGATCGTGATGAGATGGTCGAGAATTGTGGAAAGGCGTGTGAAGAAAATGTGGCTAATGCTGCCGCGCTTCCAAAGCGTGCCTGAGGTGGAAGCTTGCCAGGATCAGCTGCCGTTGTAG